gctggttgttccttcccatttgaagcaattatcctcagagttgcaacagcaaggaggtctgtaaacagatgacaattcgtgttagcttcaatgatcacatggacatgtgcaatacaattgcacaaaattcttgttcttttttacttgtaaaacctctgtttacctttgattcaacaatatgtttgttttataaaagtgctgaatatagcaatcacaaagcaagaggttataatcgtcacacagaaaattttgatcgcgatcgaggggaccgcactaccatgtagatcaaacgtggtacattcttcgttggcgtaacctattctccgcgcacaggcgcggtatttcggacagccattcccgcacctgcgggtcagccatgccagattatacctttctcaagccttacggcgctctaccttcaaaataccatcactggTTTTCCCGGAGGcgcagtttaggcattttctttgagttaatatgttttgaaaagtcacggagagcatacggaacgaccaaccggcttgtataccccgtcgattgacttcacgccgacgacgaacgggtgacagctgtgacacttatgcaagcaagtataatgtcatgcagcgttaactgcaaacaatttaggctgcagagaagcttaacacatacgaaaaggctggcatgagcgaaaatactgctccaagacagtagccccggtctccactacggcccctactgctcccccgggaaaatcagtgatgttattttgaaggtagaggcgcgagaaagctatataatccggcatgactgatacagcacgagcgccgcaggcgtgagtatgtccatccgacgtaacgcgcccgtgcgagaataggtgacgccaacgagtaatctaccccgaacgtaatcctttttcccattcacgcgtcctttttgacgctgtttactggcATTTTCTAAACAATATTTCTGATCGCGACGCCAAACcacaacacacaaacaaacaagatgacaacgggcttacctcgtgagcaagttacgagcatgtagactgttgaacatccgttgagggggtagcgctgagccaacacggctgagctcagcgctaccgttgagggcaggctttccgcatccaagcatgcacatacgtgcacctgaacacacgacttcttcgatgccattgcgtgcagagttttgtagacgaagtgaaacacattcagcacaaatatccccgcgctatgacggcacatgacgagcacacacgcgcacgtcacacagcgacaaattcggaacttcgccattttgaacatgccgagagtcaaccagcgtaaccatccatcgcttctgttcttcgctcccgttgcgtcaatctctgttcctaggggccttgctccactcttgagtacaaatcaagacatatttacggtgaactaacaatctgcacaacataaaacgataaaagccgactgactacacattcgcagctgcatcaaccacttgttagatccttcgagaccggaggcgcagcgcacggtgccacctggtgccgcgctctgtgagcacggagaacaaatcagattcggtttcgttttccagtttatgctgtagttgctggaatgtaaaattattgctcgacaaataatttaactctgaaagaggataacgcttcctcttcgacaaggtagtgcagtttgttcaaagagatagaaaaagcaaagagaggaaaggcaagcaggtcaaccagacaagcgtccgatttcctactggggatggcaaaccccagtgcccctgtgttgcaatgcagtgcactgcaatCTGTCTAGTGTAGTGCAATTTGgggtggttggtgcatgtaatgaacgggtaaataatgagttgtgtcataactttttatcaatgttagaacgtatattttacgaggactgatatccataaaactacattttcattaatattttgatAGGGCATATTGTTATTTCAATATTGAAGCGAGACAATATGTGAAGTTCAGCAATGCTGTCAGCGGCACCAGCCTCGCAAAATATACACCTGAATAGTGTTgcataatgcactggtgttccacatatatgcacctaaaagcttttctcgaaaaatagaaaggagaacgtcatgcaagctcttttagaaggaatatcttaaaaacttgattcgctcaccaagttcgcacttactgggtacattttgcgtacaggctgacttgaattttgtaattaccgcatgctctttaaattgaaaatgaaagctagcCGATTGCAATAAGTGAATATAGAGCTTAATACTTTACGATAGATACACTTAACATGAATTGCCTTGAATACTGTATTACCAAATAAAGCgcctttattatcaccaatgctctgggcatgttatatatagcctttgtcgaagacgcatgcgtacacatttgtgtacgcatacatatttgtgcgtcacttacacccttcttgacaataaagaaacacccttggtgcctatcggagggtgcaaaagatgtacgcaccctacatatagggtgtagtattgtaaaataatgacaaaagggTGTTAAAGGGTGTAAGCGAGGGTGTTAAAATTAAAATACACCctttttacacccttttgggtgtaaaaacttttactgtgtagaagccatccgatcggcagaccttacacttaagcccgaaaagtgccactttggttatgaagagctcaagttcctcgggcatgtaggaAGCGCCAAAGGGGTACGACCCGGTCCTGAccagcttgccgctgtggccgcgtttccagctcctgccgataagaaggacgtccggcgcttcctgggtttgtgcgcctacacactaaacattttcacacccttaagggtgttaaaatgggtgttctccgcatttacacccccatgcacacccttttagcacccattttgttaagAACACCCTATCACGAGGGTGTATATcacacataaggtgtgaagttgctcaaagaagggtgttaaattGACGTCTGAAAGGTGTGGAACACAAGTTTGCATGCATAAATCTGGACATAAGAACGCgtatacgtccgcgcaatgaggCATGTGTCTATGTATAGCATTTTTAAAGACgacagtctttcttggggaacttaaacgctgaaaatttggtctgtctgtctgtcacctgatTCAGCAACCCGGCCAAAGTTgaaccacttgcttaccgcccacactacttaaactggtacggctgttcatgcctgtgaacgttatcgatcacaaagtaaatattacgcatatctgaggtgcaacatcactaggtaagtattaggaggtgtgtgcCTTTAATGGAAAATACATAtttacgtaactctaaagaccctagcttcttaagctgcgctgaaaatgccatgctatgtgCGCCGACGAACGAcattccccgactgcgcgccgacgagcgccctctgccatggaggaaggaaaccctctgcacaagctcatgtttcccgatgtattgccagatggcgtccatgtctcacgcagcgcctcctcaattttatcaatgccagccagatgcggccgattcaacataaaggaagcgctgtctgaggcagggcaaaacataaatggccgcttgatgaaataatgcggtaaaatgaaatctgtttaaacaaaccttcatgccaggacgtaaatggtacgagaacagcatcatgggtggccgcggatcagaccagcactcatgtagtacggccggcagaagactatcgtctttcgacgacatttgcagcgaagcacgcagatacgcggcaaattttattgcgatagcaattatatggaaactcaaaagcagatttctgccgtcggcgtcgccgtcaccgtgaggttccgtgtgacgtcaatggagacgaaatcgtcgccgaacgctgtatgtgcgagtgaaagggcgcgaggggcgcgcactctcagggggagtgaacgcacggcggagaacaaaggcgcgttctgcgccgtgctcgcttaagggctgcagaagtaggcgtctctttcctcctttacaatcaccatatatgtagagcaaacgtgccttcttccgacgcgcgagaggccgtgggggagggggggggagggaagggaggagacgtttagctgcggcaccaagtgcctatttatatcagaggctccggcaacagtcaccaacgcagcacgcattttgagcgaacgcgggcaaaacgccgacggcgtcgacaacagttctgcgtgttgccggtgctgctgcatgtccaagtttatacagctgataaagctaatatcattactccatatagttctctacaaatttgctatcgcaattgatgcttcgcctttcaggtgaaactgcgacaatttttttcttctcagttttattgcgatatcaattatatggacactccaaagcagatttctgccgtcggcgtcgccatcggcgtcgccatcggcgtcgccgtgaggttccgtatgacgtcaatggagatgaaatcgtcgccgcgcgccgaacgctgtatgtgtgagtgaaagggcgcgagggacgcgcgctttcacggggagtgaacgaacgccggagaacaaacgcgcgttctgcgccgtgctcccttaagggctgcagaagcaggcgtctccttcctccttcacaatcaccatatatgtagagcaaacgagcgttcttccgacgcgcgaatggccttgggggggggggggcagggggagggaagggaggcgacgattagctgcggcaccaagttccTATTGATATCAGGGGCTCCGGCAACaatcagcaacgccgcacgcattttgtgcgaacgcgggcaaaacgccgacggcgtcgacaacagttctgcgtgttgccggtgctgctgcatgtcgaagtttatacatctgataaagctactatcagtactccgtatagctctctacaaatttgctatcggaattgatgcttcgcctttcaggtgaaactgcgacaacctttttcttctctttttgtCTCCTCTTGCGTCGGTCCCATAACACCGCAAGTGCGCGGTCACTCGTATATTACAGCCCTATACGcgcgtcctagcgcgcgaggagttatggtgatgatgatgatgatgatgatttattggcatcccctttgaaacggggaggtgacaaatagtcacctagcctgcttgatttattcaattataatatacatgttctttatctagcatttttgtatacctctcattatttttctttttgaaaaatttaccttgtactgctGCCTAAGATtttaagagatccggtcgtatccatcttttccctgctttgttttttttttttttctgagaggcgactccaaggcagccctcctcggcctgcagaggccagaaagcgccagccttggagtcgcactgctgtctacccggctgacagcgctgcaggacgcaggccacccggtgtccctgcactggatccccgcccacatagggatcccgggcaacgaggcagccgacaccctggcgaaggacgcccaccacaccactgtgcccctcagtcgggccgtgacggagggcgacttcactggactgaggctgcggcgacacctggcgacccaccatccagacaaacgggtggcactgggatgccccccacgaccactcccccagcgaggcctggctcgcagggagacctcgctccttctccggctccgcatcggctgcagctggacggcagcacgcagctaccgactgggacgagcgacgtccccggcctgcagctcctgcggggagccggagacgatcgaacatctcctgctggcctgcccggcgtacctccagcagcggggcccactcctgcaggagttccgccgcctgggcctcccctctggcaaggaggaagatctcctcttccccggccgacaccacctttctgcacttcgaggcgtcgtggagttccttgactcgtcagggctctccgcacgcctctaaggacatttctacaagcgggaaggcctcacggcctcccaccccaccccgggcctgaccggcctggcacaacacccctgcagactctgcagcacaccaaggccttccatctcggcctgatacgtgccgcctatgcctgccggttttgcttcgcccagccatggcgactccactctatcccttctttcgcacccacttacccctccccgttggcgctgagccgtgctccctcaagggctgcagaagatagcgtcaacctttccctttccctcaagaaccacttatcatctgaGATACTGATGGTACTGGTatgacgggcactccaaaacgtattaccttgaaaagtacacacattcacttgcaatttaATGAAATATCATTACATTTAGTGCTCACTGCGATACTACAatgcaattagacacttttattacaaactgcagtagttgaatgaaaacgcgcaagcaacttgCAAAATTTAGCGGTAATTTAGCGGTGCCCgtaacagcccaacaaaaagtggcgaaccccggtgagatgtctttttaaacgattcgaggtagtaattagacacgcaggcatatAGATTAGGCTAATTCACTCGTCAACCAACGAAGTCAGACGATCCTGTTTACTTAATTGAAGCCCATTATCGATATAGatcataaatggttctttgaatgccaagagCTGGTGCCGcttattgcttcagtgtaatgaattccggactatggaaatatgggaaaccgaaacatgtactgcggaagagcacaactgtcactcctttggcaaACGCCCACGAGTGAGGTGAATGattgcgcctcacacgtggcacgaccaataatgtagcgctcttatcgagccacgatctcgctgaaactttatgctgtgatCTGGCATGGTCTCCTTCATCGGACGCAGCcggtattttgatcgtacctgtagaagcgcgctgatcggctcgCTCATGGTCACGATTTGTGCGCATGCACTCACAGtcatgcagcccagacatcgtCAAAAGAATGTAACGCTTGACACAAAACATATTCGCAactcccagctcaccggtacagctagagaccactatgaagtggcagcaagcaggcgGCCACGCCAACAAGAAAACCTGTGAGAATAAACGGGCAGCGGTAGATAACttttatagttcgactgagttcggcgcagcgcgatttacgcggctgcgccctcccgaatgaaaagcgaccggaactgacgctatgacgctgtaccgttgcctagacaacccggcgcgcggcagggcgggaaggcggaagctgcttCGTAACCTCATTGGctcttgcttcaaaagatgcattgtctcttttttgtctttgtccacgtctcgcgctctgggaaataattttaagtgtgtgattggttttatgtgcggtctaatcagagacgtggtccgtgcgtggtgtattaatcgtgccccacctcaactcaatgccttggcacgcgctggaagtTGGATCCACGGAggcagatacgagcagttgcaacgtgcccggtgtcggcggtcggtatactactgtcagtatggaaagtttcaggcaagtgtccgttcatttggtgtttctttatttgattacgtgttattgttggctgtagaagtatctcattgtgatcccatagcataattcactaatgtaagcgcaaaatCAGTTGCACGCAGGACTACTGCAAGATGGCAACCTCGATTGTGCCCCCGTGTGACgaacgtttctgtggccacgtcgggtgtggtgcgcctgcataatcccgctttgtttctgagctcttgaactatcggaaatgtggtgttcttgcgagttcagcgcggcttataacacggtcgttcgttctgtatcgcgtagaaaaagaagtgacgactggcttcgcctttcgaaagcaccggcgcaatattggctctccctggcgc
This region of Dermacentor silvarum isolate Dsil-2018 chromosome 5, BIME_Dsil_1.4, whole genome shotgun sequence genomic DNA includes:
- the LOC125946042 gene encoding uncharacterized protein LOC125946042 isoform X2, which codes for MFKMAKFRICRCVTCACVLVMCRHSAGIFVLNVFHFVYKTLHAMASKKSCVQVHVCACLDAESLPSTVALSSAVLAQRYPLNGCSTVYMLVTCSRDLLAVATLRIIASNGKEQPAVAALFVHEDSHRAMGGLTCCVPGWYNHTRDKGFGFYVFPKERRLRETWIQRINRWYW
- the LOC125946042 gene encoding uncharacterized protein LOC125946042 isoform X1 — translated: MFKMAKFRICRCVTCACVLVMCRHSAGIFVLNVFHFVYKTLHAMASKKSCVQVHVCACLDAESLPSTVALSSAVLAQRYPLNGCSTVYMLVTCSRDLLAVATLRIIASNGKEQPAVAALFVHEDDERVPLTPCVVYSGHNLEQAEFLHLCVDKERLFMVKNAEEGVIAIMSAFFVLNIVYGPKYFNTSAVLERLFFGLNVTMPSGCYKVCEQSCAGNATPRFMYITI